GATTGCCGAAAGGACGGGGCTGTCCTGGATCATCTCGCGCGACATATTGAGCGGCAGATCCGCGGAATCGACGAGGCCGCGCACGAAGCGCAGATAGCGCGGCAGGATCTCCGCCTCATCGGTGATGAACACGCGCCGGACGTAAAGCTTAGTGCGCCCGCTGCGATCGGGATCGAACAGATCGAATGGCTTGCTCTCCGGAATGAAAGTCAGCACCGAATACTCATGCCGCCCCTCTGCCCGGTAATGGAGCGTCAGGGCGGGCTTATCGAACTGGCCCGCCACGCTGCGATAGAAGTCGGTGTAATCTTCCTCGCTGATGTCCGACTTCGGCTTGGTCCACAGCGCCAAGCCGTCCGCGAGTTGCCGAGCTTCCTCGTCGCTTCCGGCTTCCTCGATGAAAATGGGGACCGGTACATGGCCCGATTGGGCCTTGACGATCCGCTCGAGGTTGTAGCGCTCCGCATAGCTTTTCGCGTCATCAAGAAGATGGAGAGTGACTTTGGTCCCGCGGGCAGGTGCTTGCGCTGGATCTACGGGCGCAATTGTGTACGTGCCAAGTCCATCGGACGACCAGCTGGATGCATCACTTTCACCCGCTCGCCGCGACACGACGTCGACTTTGCCCGCCACCATGAACGCCGAATAGAAACCGACGCCGAACTGACCGATTAGCTGCTGGCCTTCTCCGTTCTTGTCCGCGGAGAGCCTGTCCATGAAAGCCTTGGTCCCGGAACGGGCGATGGTGCCGAGCGTTTCGCCCATATCGGCAGCGGTCATGCCGATGCCGTTGTCCGCCACGGTCAGCGTGCCGGCATCCTTGTCCAGTGTGATGGTGATTTTCGGCTGCGGATCGTCGCCTAAAAGCGACGGATCGCCAATCGCTTCATAGCGCAGCTTCTCGCACGCATCGGCGGCATTCGAGATCAGCTCGCGCAGGAATACGTCCCGGTCCGAATAGACCGAATGGACCATCATGTGCAGCAGCTTGGAGACATCCGCCTCGAAGGCGCGGGTTTCAGAGGCGATAGCGGAATCTGTCGTCATCGTATCCTTGGCTCGCATGGTTCAGATTTGCCCCGGTCAGATGGAAAGCCCCTGGGCTCTCGTCAAGGCGTTGAGCGTGATAAGGGTTTATGCGGGAGCCACCGTTCTAAGGCCGACTTGCAGGCGTGTTGGGACCTTGTGAGGGTCAGTCTAGGAGCACCGCCGTTGGGATTTCGATTCTGCGCACTGCCTGGGCCAAAACAGCTGATCTTCGACCCTGGTCTTGGCACCGCCAAAGTAGGCGATGTTCTCCAGATTCAAAGCGGCTCCGAGTGGCTGGGATGTTGGACCCCGCGTAATTGATGTAGCCACCCTGCCTGCATGTTACGAAGTCGCAAATGAACGCTTCAATGCAGGAGGGTGACCGATGTCGATCTATGCCGGATTGGATGTGAGCGACAAGACCACGCACGTTTGTATCGTCGATAACGATGGCGCGGTGTTGAAGCGCGATGTGGTGGCCAGCGATCCCGATGCGTTGGCCAAATGGCTCAATAAGCACTGCCCTGATCTAGCGCGGGTGGTGCTGGAGACGGGCCCCTTGTCGACCTTTTTGTACCACGGTCTGGCAGAACGCGAAGTGGCCGTCGCATGTATTTGTGCCCGCCATGCCAAGGGCGTGCTGTCCGCTCGGGTCAACAAAAGTGATGTCCATGATGCAGAGGGATTGGCGCAACTCGCCCGCACTGGCTGGTTCAAGCGCGTTCATATGAAAGCATCAGCCACCCACATCGACCGGGCTGCGCTGCGGATCCGTGCGCAGCTGATTACCACGCGCGTGGCCATGGCCAACCAGTTGCGCGGGTTACTGAAGTTGTTTGGCTTGCGAATGGGCAAGGTCACCACCTCCGGCAAACGCAGCGAACGTCTGGCAGCTCTTTTCCGGCAGCGCCCTGATCTCGCAGACCTTTTCGCGCCGCTTATCGCCGGTATCGAGGTCATGGAGGAACAGTTGCGCGCTTCTAATCGTCTGCTGGAAGGGCGGGCCGCGGCGGATCCGGTGTGCGTTCGGCTGATGAGCGTCCCTGGCGTTGGTCCAATCACGGCCCTGACATACACAGCCAGCGTCGAAGATCCGCATCGCTTTGCCCGAAGCGAAGATGTCGGCGCTTATGCAGGCCTTGCTCCACGTCGAAGCCAATCGGGTGACCGCGATGTGCTAGGGCATATCTCCAAAGCTGGCGATCCGATGCTGAGGCGATCTCTCTATGAGGCGGCCAATATAATGCTGTCTAGGGTGAAAAGGCCTTTTGCGCTCCAGCAATGGGGGCAAAATCTTGCGGAAATCAAAGGTAATAAGCGCGCCAAGATTGCGGTTGCCCGCAAGCTGGCTGTGCTGCTTCACTCGCTTTGGCTGAACGAGACGGAGTTTCGCTGGGCATGAAACCAGCGTTCTTCTTCCCGGTTAGCCATGCCTGGACGATCTCGCCCGGACTGTAGAGGCACAACCTCGAGTTGGACCCAGAGACGTCCCCCCTTCCGCCTGGCCGCGACCATGATGGCTTGGACACATCGCGATCAAACGCTGTCCGATGACCTCGAAGACAACCGTCGGCACCGGGAAAAAGGAATGGCCATGAGAATATCAATTAGACAACTGTCCAGAACGACAGTTTCGAAGACGCGGAACGAGATAGCTGGCATTCGATCGGGTCGGCGTGCGGTTTCGTGACCGACCCTTTGAAGACATTCAGCGGCTTTAATCTCCGTCTCAACAGCTGACATTCCGCTTTCCCTGCCCTTTCAAGAGCTACGCGTCAGCGCAATGAACGGCTTTGCCGCCTCACTCAGGATTCGGTAGGCACTATCACCCTCCGGCACCACCGTCCCCAGCAGAGTGACATCCTTGTCGAGCAAGGCCCCGCCATGGGCAAAGCCGGCAGGCGAAGTCATGCGTGCACAGACGCCGAGGCCGAAGCTGTTGCCGCTGCTCTCTCCGACAAGCCGCACCAGCGTATGCTTCTCGATGCCAAGGGTTCGGCCCACCTCAATGGCGGCGTGCGCGAGGGCCATGTTAGCTGCCAGCAGCGTGTTGTTGATGAGCTTGGCGTACTGACCCGTGCCGACATCCCCCAGATGCACGATCAGGCGGCCGAAGGTCCTGAACACCGGCATTGCTCGCTCGACCACTGCCTCGTCCCCGCCGAGCATCAAGGTCAACGTCCCGGCCCTAGCCGCAGGCTCGCCCCCGCTGACGGGCGCATCGATACAATAGAGGCCGAAGCCCGCAGCCCTCTCCTCCATCTCCCGGCAGGTGTCGGGGTGAATGGTCGAGTGGATGGCGATAGTGGAACCCTGGCGCATGGCCGGGAACAGCCGAGCGCAAACCTCTCGCACGCCAGCATCATCGACGACGCAGATGCCGACATGGGTGGCCGTGGCGCCCAGTTCCTCGACGCTGTCAGCGAATTGGGCGCCAGAGAGCCTGAACGGTTCCAGCGTATCCGCCCGGCGCGCCCACAGCCATGTAGACATGCCCGCGTCGACCATGCGCCGCGCGATCGGCGCGCCCTGGCTGCCGAGACCGATAAAGCCCGCCACCGGCCACGCCGGCGCGCTATCCATCGTTCCCGTCATAGCGACTTCACCATACGGCCGCCATCGACGACGAGGACGTCGCCCGTGTGGAACTTCGATGCATCGGACGCAAGGTAGGCGCCCGGCCCCTCGATATCGTGCGGGTAGCCGGGACGGCCCAGCGGCGTGATGGAGGAGAAACGCTGGATGATGGCGTCGCGCTGGTCGCTCGCCTCGGTCATCTCCGTCATGATGAAGCCGGGCGCAATCATATTCACCCGCACGCCATATTGTCCCATCTCGACGGCCAGTCCCTTCATCATCGCGTTGAGGGCACCCTTGGCCCCTGCATAATGCTCCATCCCTTGCAGGCCGTGGAACATGGACAGGCTGCCGCAGATGGCGATGGAGCCGCCGGGATCGTCGGCCTGCGCCCGCGCGCGCATGTGCCGCGTCGCCTCGCGCAGGGTGTAGAAGGCGCCATGCAGGTTCACGTTGAGCAGTTCGTGATACATTTCGCTCGTCATGTCCGGGAAGGATGGCGCGCGTGAACTGAAGCCTGCATTGGCGAACAGGGTGTCCACCCGCCCCATCGCCGCGAGGGTGGACGCGAAGGCCGCCCCCACGGCCGCCTCGTCCCCCACATCGACCGCTTCCTGATGCGTGCGCCCGGCACCGGCATCCCTGAGTTCGGCCAGCGCCGCCTCGTTGCGATCCGCCCGGCGTCCCCACACCACGACGTCAGCGCCCTGCTTGGCGCAGCCCATCAAAAAGCCAAAGCCGATACCACTGTTGGCGCCCACGCCGACGACGACGCGGCCCGACAGGTCGAAGAGGGCGCGGCTCATACCAGCGCCTCCTTCCGGGCGACGGGATGTTCTCGCAGATAGTCCGAGAAATAGGGCATCAGTTCCTCCTTCGACAGGCCCCACTCTCCAAGGGAATAGCTGTGCTTGCCGCGTTTGTTCTGGGGATTGTCGGTCAGCCAGCCACGCATTCCCATCTCGCCGGCATGGGTCCATTCGAAGCCGAGCCAGTCATAAATCCTGCGGGCCTGCGCGATGGGATGGGCGACCATGTCGTCATAATAGAGGTGGTAGATGTCATCGGGCCGCTCGTGGGACAGTTCCAGCGGGCGGGCAGCGTGGAGCGCCAGCTGCAACGGGAAAAACTGCCGCATATAGTCACGCCCCTCGTCGACCTCGAACATCGGGCGCGACCCGCCGCGCATGCCGAAGGAGGAACCGACCGCTGCAAAGGGGTCGCGATGCGTCCAGATCACCTTCGCATCGGGAAAGGTCCGAAAGATCTGGCGGATGAACAGCGCGTCCGACGGCATCTTGAGAATCCAGCGCCCTGGATTGGTCGTCTGGAGAATCTGGAGCACGCGCTTCCGGTGTTCGAAGGCCGTCGCCATATCCGTGAACAACAGCCAGTCGTGATAGCTGGGCACCGTCGTCGTCACTGCCAGCATCAGCGACCGGAAATCCTGCGCCACGAGGTGGACACATTCCGTCGGGCCGTCGCCAGGCTCGAAATGCGCGGCGGCGACATGGGGGGCGGCCTTCTGAATCATCTCGTCCTTCGCCATCTCGGCAAGGCAACGCGGGTCCGTCTTCAGCGCGCCAGGCGCGGCCGGGGGCGCGGGACTATAGGCTTCCCACCGTAGCATCGAGCGATTGGCCGGATCGGCGTCCAGCATATAGCTGAGCATCGTCGTGCCGGTGCGTGGCAGGCCGAGAATGAACACGGGCGCCTTGACCGGCGTATCGAGTATCGCCGGGTTGCGGCGCAGATAGTCGTCGACCTGCATGCGCGCGGCCAGGATCGTCTCGTAGCGCCCCTGTGTGTTGGCGAGGCCGCGCTCGGTCAGGCGGCCCTGCCGGTTGTGGTCGTGGACGAGGAAATCCAGCCCCTCGCGCCAGCTGTCGCTATCCGGGTCCGCACACCCCGCTTTGCGTCGCGCGCCCTCGACAATGTCCTCGAACCTCATGCCCTCATCTCCTCACCCATATCATGAAGCCCCGGATGCAGCGCGCGGTCCCGGCCAGCAACGGCCCGGCTTGTCGGCAAGTCCCCAGCCTTGTCTGTGTCCGGCCATATTGCTGCGCCGGCCCAATCCCTGCGCTTGCACTTCACGCCGGCCCTGCCGAAGCGTGGGACGACCCCGGAGGATTAAGGTGGACATGAGCAAGGAAGACAAGCTGTCGTCAAAGGGCCTGCGCGTGGCCGACTTCGTCCAGTCGGGCGAGGGACAGGAAGCCGCCATCGATCGCGGACATGGCATTTTCGAAAGCCGGGGCGTGGGCAACAGCTATCTGGTGACGACGGCGGAGGGTGATGTGCTGGTCAACGCAGGCACGCTGGGCGATGCGCGTATCGGCAGGGACCGCTTCGCCAAAGTCTCCTCCGCGCCCATCCGCAAGATCGTCCTGACCCAGAGCCACGCCAATCAATATGGCGGGCTGGAGGCCTACAAGACGCCGGACAATGAGGTCATCGCACATCATATCTACCCAGAGGACCGCCGCTATTCAAAGGCACTGGACGCGCATTACCGGCGCGGCTCGCGGCGCATCTTCGGGCAGATCACCGGGCGCAGCGACGCCATCGTGCCGACTCAGGAGGTCATGCCCGACTTTCTCATCGACGCGCATCATGCCTTTGCACTGGGCGGCCGTCGGTTCGAGCTGATCTGGACGCCGGGCGGCGAAACCCGCTCCGCGCTTATCGTCTGGCTGCCCGACGACAAGGTGGCAATCGTCGGCAATCTGTTCGGCCCCTTGTTCGGCAACCACCCGAACTTGAATACCATGCGCGGCGACAAGCCTCGTTCAGCGGAGGCATTCATCGCCTCCATCTCTATCGTCCGCGCGCTGGAACCGCAGATGATCCTGACGGGGCACGAGGCGATCATCGGGGGCGATCACATCCGCACGGAGACGACGCGCATCATCGACGCCGTTCAATGGGTGCTGGACCGCACCATGGAGGGCATGAATGCAGGCATCGACCTGCGAACCCTGATGCGGGAGATACGCACGCCACCGGAACTCACGCTCACCGAGGAATATGGCAAGGTTGCGTGGAATGTGCGCGCGATCTGGCATGAATATAGCGGCTGGTTCGACCCGGCACGCGGCACCACCGAACTCTATGGCGTGCCCCCGGCCAGCGTCGCTCCTGCCCTTGCCGAACTGGCGGGCGGTGCGGATCGCATCGTGGCGCGGGCGCGGGACTTCGTCGAGGAAGGCAGACCGCTGGAAGCGCTCCACCTCCTCGACATCGCGCTGGAGGCCGAACCGGACAGCGCGGATGGACGGGAGGCGAAGCGGGCCGCGCTCGAACGGCTGCTCGAGCAGAGCGGCGGCAGCAATCTGTGGGAACGCATGTGGATCGCGGCGGCCCTGCGCGACCTCGACTAGACGGATGCCCGCACGAGGCTCTCGCGGAACTGGCCGGGCGTCACCCCCGTCGCGCGGCGGAAGGACTGGGTGAAGCTGGACGGCGAGACGAAACCCAACTGCGCGGCCACCGCCTTGATGCTCTGCCCCTCGGCGATCATCCGCCGGGCATGCTCAACCCGTGCGTCGGCGACATGGTCGGCTATGGAACAACCCTTGCTCGCCCGGAACCCGCGCGTCAGCTGGCGCACCGAGACGCCGCACAGCTGCGCCAGCTCTTCGAGACGCGGCGTATCGAGCCGCTCGGTCAGCCGCTCCTCGATCAAGCGCAACCGCCAGGGCGCAAGGCCACCCTGCGCACGATCATTCTCGATCGCGACGCAATGGCGGCGAAGCTCGACCACCGCCTGCACGGCCAGAGCCTCCAACAGCAGGCCATGGGCAAAACCCGGCTCGCGCAGTTCAGACGCCATGCGGTGCAGCAGCGCCTTCAATTCCGGCGAGCGCAGGTCCAGGCACGCCTCCAGCCGCCGGTCGGTCCATTCCATTTCATCGTCGAACCAGTTGGCAACGGCGGAAGGAGCGAGATGGCAGACGACCGCCGCGCCATGGCCCGGCTCGCTCCGCGCCTGCACTCGTTCGCCTTGCCGGACAAGGAACAGCGGACCGATAGGCTCGAACCGGTGCGATGCCCAACGATCCCGATAACGCCCGCGCGGGCTGCCTGGTCGCGGGTGGAGGGCTAAATCCAACCTGTAGCCTTCGCCCGTGCGCAACACATCGTCCATCGGCTCTGCCAGATGGAACCGGTTTAGCTGGACGCTGAACAAGTCGGAGCGAAACTCCGTTTGCGTGGTCGCGAAATCAGTTGGTTGCAGATGCTGCATATTGCCCACTTACAGCATATATCTATCCAAAGGGAGATCACCTTGAACGACCCTTTCCGGCCGCTCAGCGGCCAAATTTGGCTTCCCAACTGCAGACCGTCCGCTAATCCGGCAGGCGCCGACCAAGATGGGTCGTTCGCCGGTCGCGCCTTAAATGACGGCCTCCGACAAAAGCTTCCGCTCGGTCGTCGTAAAATTGTTTCGCAGCAATGCGCCTCAAGTCCGGACATTTCGGCACGAGCTATCCGAGGCCCGCAAACGGACAGGCCAGGCCAAAGACGGGCGTCGTACGGGCCGAAGGCGTTACCACGAACGAAGTTATGATCGCTTCCGCTCGCCGATGACGCTATCATATTGGTTTGATCCAACCTTCGGCGGCCGAGTCTGCGCGTGGGCGGCTGCAAAGGAGGAGCGAGTGTGGCGCCCAACAATAAAGAGACCGGATTAGCTTCGACCGGCACAAGCGGCCTGGATCATATTCTTAACGGCGGCCTCACGCCCGAGCGCATGTACCTAGTGGAAGGCACACCAGGCACGGGCAAGACGACGCTGGCAATGCGCTTCCTGCTCGCCGGCGCCGCTGTGGGAGAGCCCGTCCTCTACATCACGTTAGCGGAAACCGAAGTCGAACTACGCGCCGTCGGCGACGCGCATGGCTGGTCACTGGATGGTGTTGACCTCTTCGAGATGGTTCCGCCGGACGGTTTCGGCGAGGATCAGGAGCAGACGCTGCTGCACCCTAGCGAGGTTGAACTCGGAGAAACGGTCCGCGATATCATGGCAAAGGTGGACAAGATCCGTCCTGCCCGCCTCGTCCTTGACAGCCTTTCCGAACTGCGATTGCTGGCGCAGAGCCCTATCCGCTATCGCCGTCAAATCCTCGCTCTCAAGCACTTCTTCTCGACGCGTGCCTGCACGGTGCTCGTCCTCGACGATAAGGGCGCGAGCGGCAATGACCTCCAACTACATAGTATCGCCCATGGCGTGATCTCGCTTGAGCAGACGTTGGCGAGTTTCGGCGCTCAGCGGCGTCGCCTGAATGTCGTGAAGATGCGCCAGCGACAGTTCAGGGGTGGCTACCACGATTTCGAGATCGAGCGGGGCGGGTTGTGTGTGTTCCCGCGGCTGGTCGCTGCGGACCACACCACCCAGCAAAGCGGTGAACCTGTCTCGACCGGCTCGCCTGAGCTGGATACCCTGCTCGGCGGCGGTCTTGTGCCTGGAACCGCCACGCTGTTTTCGGGACCCGCTGGAGTCGGCAAGACGACAGCTTCGATCCAATGTATTGAGGCGGCGCTCAAGCGCGGCGAGAAAGCTTCCTACTTTCTGTTCGATGAGCGCGCGTCGACGCTGCTCACGCGGAGCGCTGCGCTCGGTCTAGACCTTCAGCCGCACATCGACAGCGGCCTGCTTGAACTGCGTGCCATCGACCCGGCCGAGATGTCGCCGGGCGAGTTCGCTAGTCGCATTCAGGAAGCGGTTGAGAGCGGGGCGAGTATGATCGCGATCGACAGTCTCAACGCTTACCTCCAGGCTATGCCCAACGAGCAGTTTCTCATTATCCAGATGCACGAGATGCTGAGCTATCTCGGACAAAAGGGTATCGTTAGCCTTCTTATCCTCGGCTTCCACGGCATCGCTGGCGACATTCGGACGGACGTGGATCTCAGCTACCTCTCCGATACGGTCGTCCAGTTGCGCTACTTCGAGGCGTTGGGCGAGGTCCGCCAAGCCATCTCGGTGATTAAAACGAGGACGGCGCGGCACGAAAGGACGATCCGGGAGTTTCAAATCAGCAGCGACGGGCTGCGATTGGGTGAGCCACTAGACAGGTTCCAAGGCGTTCTGACGGGCGTGCCCACTTTCTCTGGCACGCGGGATACGTTGATGGCTAGTCAGATCGATCCGGAAAATCCACGCGGTTGACATGCACAAGCGGGTTCTGATCCTCGCTCCCCGCGGTCGGGACGCTGCCATCGCTGCCGAGCTCCTGGCACGACACGGCATCGACGCACAGATTTGCTCTGATCAGTCCCACCTCGTTGAAATGCTCGAACAAGGCGCGGGCACAATTCTGATCACGGAAGAGGCGTTGGCGACGTCGCCGCTTTCCGAACTCGCCTCGTGGGTTGCAGCACAGCCTGCATGGTCGGACGTACCCTTCGTGGTGCTGGCCAACGGATCACGCTCGCCGCGGTCGATATCCGCTACCGATCGCCTTGCAGAGCTCGGCAATGTCGTATTGCTGGAGCGTCCTCTTCATGCGGAGGCGATGCTCGGGGCGATACGCTCGTCCCTCAAGGCCCGAGACCGTCAATACCAGTTGCGCGACACAACCGCGCAGCTTCGGGAAAGCGAGGAAAGGCTCCGACTGGCGGTCGAGAACGCCGAGATCGGCTTTTGGGATGTGGATGTTGTCAACGACCGCTTGATCTGGCCGGCACGTACCAAGGCGATGTTTGGTATCTCACCGGACGTTCCGGTCACAATGGCCGACTTCTACAATGGCCTACATCCCGACGATCGCGAAGCGACGAGCTTGGCCTACGCTGCCGCCGCCGACCCGGCCACGCGTGCCTTGTATGACGTCGAATATCGCACGATCGGGAAGGAAGACGGCGTCGAGCGTTGGGTCGCTGCCAAAGGCCGTGGTGTGTTTGACGCAGCAGGCCGTTGTCTTCGCGTCGCAGGTAGCGTGCTGGAGATCACCGAGCGAAAGGCGGCCGAGATCCGGCGCGTGGCTCTGATCGACTTCGCTGAGGCACTGAAGGATGTACAGGAGCCGGCCGGCATCGCCAGTGCCGCCGCGCGCATCTTAGGTGAGACGCTGCGCGTTACGCGCGTCGGGTACGGCGCGATAGACCATTACGCCGAAACGCTGCACGTCGATCGTGACTGGACGGCACCTGGGGTCGAGAGCCTCGCCGGGATTACTCCGCTGAGGGATTATGGCTCCTTTATCGACAGCCTCAAACGCGGCGAGTTCACAGTAATAGCCGATGCTCGGTCTGATCCGCGGACTTCCGGCGCCGCCGCCGACGCGCTGGAAGCCAAGTCCACACGTTCCTTCGTGAACGCGCCTGTCTTGGAGCGCGGACGGCTCGCGGCGGTGTTCTTCGTCAACGACGGGAAAATGCGGAACTGGAGCGATGCCGACCTTGCGCTTATCCGCGAGTTCGCGGAGCGCACGCGCAGCGCCGTCGAGCGAGCCCGGGGCGAGCAGGCACTCCGTGATAGCGAGGCGCGCCTGCGCGAGCTAAACGAAACACTTGAGCTACAGGTCGAAGCGCGTGTGGCGGAGCGCGATCGACTGTGGAACCTGTCGCAGGATATGCTCGCCCGGGCCGACTATGGCGGCATGATGTCAGCGGTAAGTCCCGCTTGGACGCAAGTCCTGGGCTGGTCTGAGCGCGAATTGCTCTTAAACGGCTATGCCACTTTCATGCATCCGGACGATGCTCCACCCACACTGGCGGCAATCGAAAATATGCGGGGTACGGGGCAGCCTACACGTTTTGAAAACCGCATCAGCACACGCGATGGCGGGTGGAAGCCAATCGAGTGGACTGTGGCGCCCGAACCCGATGGTGTGAACTTTATCGCGATCGGCCGCGATCTCAGCCACGCAAAGGCGCGGGAGGCGGAGCTGGCCCGCGCCCAGGACGCGCTGCGCCAGAGCCAGAAG
The DNA window shown above is from Novosphingobium sp. RL4 and carries:
- a CDS encoding PAS domain-containing protein translates to MHKRVLILAPRGRDAAIAAELLARHGIDAQICSDQSHLVEMLEQGAGTILITEEALATSPLSELASWVAAQPAWSDVPFVVLANGSRSPRSISATDRLAELGNVVLLERPLHAEAMLGAIRSSLKARDRQYQLRDTTAQLRESEERLRLAVENAEIGFWDVDVVNDRLIWPARTKAMFGISPDVPVTMADFYNGLHPDDREATSLAYAAAADPATRALYDVEYRTIGKEDGVERWVAAKGRGVFDAAGRCLRVAGSVLEITERKAAEIRRVALIDFAEALKDVQEPAGIASAAARILGETLRVTRVGYGAIDHYAETLHVDRDWTAPGVESLAGITPLRDYGSFIDSLKRGEFTVIADARSDPRTSGAAADALEAKSTRSFVNAPVLERGRLAAVFFVNDGKMRNWSDADLALIREFAERTRSAVERARGEQALRDSEARLRELNETLELQVEARVAERDRLWNLSQDMLARADYGGMMSAVSPAWTQVLGWSERELLLNGYATFMHPDDAPPTLAAIENMRGTGQPTRFENRISTRDGGWKPIEWTVAPEPDGVNFIAIGRDLSHAKAREAELARAQDALRQSQKMEAMGQLTGGVAHDFNNLLTPIVGSLDMLQRRGIGSEREQRLIAGAAQSAERARILVQRLLAFARRQPLQAVSVDVAALVAGMGDLVESTTGPQIRVVVDVAEDLPPARADPNQLEMALLNLSVNARDAMPDGGTLRITASTETVDGDHRSQLSSGTYIRLSVADTGMGMDEATLARAIEPFFSTKGIGQGTGLGLSSVHGLASQLGGALTIQSQPGMGTTVELWLPVSNEDANLPSNVSRFEEEGSDRGVALLVDDEELVRMSTADMLADLGFAVIEASSADEAVRMLERDQAFDVIVTDHLMPGMTGTELARHVQRIRPGLPVLLVSGYAETAGVDADRPRLTKPFRKDELATTLLALLH